One part of the Halostagnicola larsenii XH-48 genome encodes these proteins:
- a CDS encoding NAD-dependent epimerase/dehydratase family protein, with amino-acid sequence MNVLVTGTYGRCGTAIIDHLHDDDRYEFTYYNRSDREEGPYSGYDTVVGDIADYETLRDACEGQDAIIHLAAYPYTDGDWGDIFEPNIIGMYNVLEAAREAEVESIIFGSTNHVMGMYELENAPEIYERDHDLVIDHTDPVRPDSYYGASKSFGEDLGRYYVEGGEYPKQFYAIRICSVRMPEYDHPYGDAEIHVAEGEFERGSDEYEEQVARMKATWQSRRDFAHQIDCCLQDDSVAFDVFSGVSDNRRRWYDLEHARARIGYDPQDDGEEWDAPPE; translated from the coding sequence ATGAACGTACTGGTAACTGGCACCTACGGCCGATGCGGTACCGCAATCATCGATCACTTACACGACGACGATCGGTACGAGTTTACGTACTATAATCGCTCAGACCGCGAAGAGGGACCCTACAGCGGCTACGATACTGTCGTCGGCGACATCGCGGACTACGAGACGCTTCGGGACGCCTGCGAGGGGCAAGACGCCATCATCCACCTCGCGGCCTACCCCTACACCGACGGCGACTGGGGCGACATCTTCGAACCCAACATCATCGGCATGTACAACGTCCTCGAGGCCGCCCGCGAGGCCGAAGTGGAGTCCATCATTTTCGGGTCGACCAATCACGTGATGGGGATGTACGAACTCGAGAACGCCCCCGAAATCTACGAGCGCGATCACGACCTCGTGATCGACCATACCGATCCCGTTCGTCCGGATTCGTACTACGGGGCCTCCAAGAGCTTCGGCGAGGACCTCGGTCGGTACTACGTCGAGGGCGGCGAGTACCCGAAGCAGTTCTACGCGATCCGGATCTGTAGCGTGCGGATGCCCGAGTACGACCATCCCTACGGAGACGCCGAAATCCACGTTGCCGAGGGCGAGTTCGAGCGGGGCAGCGACGAGTACGAAGAGCAGGTCGCCCGGATGAAAGCAACCTGGCAATCCCGCCGTGACTTCGCCCACCAGATCGACTGCTGTCTGCAGGACGACAGCGTCGCGTTCGACGTGTTCAGCGGCGTCAGCGACAACCGCCGGCGCTGGTACGACTTGGAGCACGCTCGAGCGCGCATCGGCTACGATCCGCAGGACGACGGCGAGGAGTGGGACGCGCCGCCGGAGTAA
- a CDS encoding MBL fold metallo-hydrolase, whose protein sequence is MTINSDWGRWWTREDLYGPSVDGVSMWFLGVTGWAIRTPEATIFIDPYFSTERDREYIARMPPVPMEPQWAESCDGVFCTHDHRDHFWPPSFGPLLDHGGSVHAPAECYENHDVSEIPTDQQVAAEPGDSYEIGDLTIHIRDGRDPDADGSVTYVLEHEAGTIFHGGDNRPCDAFYDVGEEFDIDVGMLSYGTTGRLSADSDATGRKLYNDATDVVEAANALELDRLVPTHWRRWRSIQADPHALSTAATTFEYPRVIETVEVGDRLRLGQPGVVPPTRLEGE, encoded by the coding sequence ATGACGATCAACAGCGACTGGGGCAGGTGGTGGACCCGAGAGGACCTGTACGGGCCCTCGGTCGACGGCGTATCGATGTGGTTTCTCGGGGTCACCGGCTGGGCGATCAGAACGCCGGAGGCGACGATATTCATCGATCCGTACTTCAGCACCGAGCGGGACCGCGAGTACATCGCCCGGATGCCGCCGGTGCCGATGGAGCCCCAGTGGGCGGAATCCTGCGATGGAGTCTTCTGTACGCACGATCACCGCGATCACTTCTGGCCGCCGTCGTTCGGGCCATTGCTGGACCACGGCGGGTCTGTCCACGCGCCGGCCGAGTGCTACGAGAACCACGACGTGAGCGAGATTCCGACGGATCAGCAGGTAGCCGCCGAACCCGGTGACAGCTACGAAATCGGCGATCTGACGATCCACATCCGGGACGGCCGCGATCCGGACGCCGACGGCAGCGTCACCTACGTCCTCGAGCACGAGGCGGGGACCATCTTCCACGGCGGCGACAACCGTCCGTGCGACGCGTTCTACGATGTCGGCGAGGAGTTCGATATCGACGTGGGGATGCTTTCGTACGGGACCACGGGCCGCCTCTCGGCCGACAGCGACGCGACTGGCCGGAAACTGTACAACGACGCTACAGACGTGGTCGAGGCCGCGAACGCCCTCGAGCTCGACCGACTGGTGCCGACCCACTGGCGGCGCTGGCGGTCGATTCAGGCAGATCCCCATGCGCTTTCGACCGCCGCGACGACCTTCGAGTACCCCCGCGTGATCGAAACCGTCGAAGTCGGGGACCGGCTTCGGCTCGGCCAGCCCGGCGTAGTGCCGCCGACCCGCCTCGAGGGTGAGTAA
- the xacF gene encoding 2,5-dioxovalerate dehydrogenase, which produces MPTVHRNYIDGEWVESRSGDSFEVLNPANTDEVVGEFQSSTAEDAEQAVEAAVAAEDEWSSTPGPERGAILQETAQILEDQRDELAETLTREEGKTLGEAGGEVQRAIDIFYYYAQKASDLGGTVKSPSGTDKELYTKHEPLGTVALITPWNYPIAIPAWKLAPALAAGNTAVLKPASAAPTVAWKLLEALDEAGLPDGVANYVTGSGSEAGGVLTDHEGVDAVSFTGSTAVGTHVAQAAADDLKRVQCEMGGKNPTVVMPSADVGEAVDIVGAGAFGVTGQACTACSRAIVHEDVYDEFVAGIVDYAESIEIGSGLEDVDMGPHVTQSELDGTLEYVDIAAEEDGATLETGGERLTGGEYDDGYYVEPAVFSDVTNDMRIAQEEVFGPVLAVLKVSSFEEGLEVANDVDYGLSASIITQDLSEANQFAENVESGVAKVNEKTTGLELHVPFGGYKQSSTDTYREQGDAGLAFFTSTKTVYMNY; this is translated from the coding sequence ATGCCGACAGTACACCGTAACTACATCGACGGAGAGTGGGTCGAATCACGTTCCGGAGACTCGTTTGAGGTACTAAATCCCGCAAATACTGACGAAGTCGTCGGCGAGTTTCAGTCGTCGACCGCCGAAGACGCCGAGCAAGCGGTCGAGGCAGCCGTCGCCGCAGAGGACGAGTGGTCGTCGACCCCCGGCCCGGAACGGGGAGCGATTCTGCAGGAAACGGCACAGATCCTCGAGGACCAGCGCGACGAACTCGCCGAGACGCTGACCCGCGAGGAGGGCAAGACGCTCGGCGAAGCTGGCGGCGAGGTCCAGCGAGCCATCGATATATTTTATTACTACGCACAGAAAGCCAGCGACCTCGGCGGCACTGTCAAGTCACCCAGCGGCACGGACAAAGAACTCTACACCAAACACGAACCGCTGGGAACCGTCGCGTTGATTACGCCGTGGAACTACCCCATCGCCATTCCGGCGTGGAAACTCGCTCCCGCCCTCGCGGCCGGTAACACGGCCGTCCTCAAACCCGCCTCGGCGGCCCCGACCGTCGCCTGGAAGTTACTCGAGGCGCTCGACGAGGCGGGATTGCCGGACGGCGTCGCGAACTACGTCACCGGCTCCGGGAGCGAAGCCGGCGGCGTCCTTACCGATCACGAGGGCGTCGACGCCGTCTCCTTTACGGGATCGACCGCCGTCGGAACCCACGTCGCGCAGGCCGCCGCGGACGACCTCAAGCGCGTCCAGTGTGAGATGGGCGGGAAGAATCCGACAGTTGTGATGCCAAGCGCAGACGTCGGCGAAGCCGTCGACATCGTCGGCGCGGGCGCGTTCGGCGTCACGGGTCAGGCCTGTACCGCCTGCTCTCGGGCAATCGTCCACGAAGACGTTTACGACGAGTTCGTCGCCGGCATCGTCGACTACGCCGAATCGATCGAGATCGGCTCCGGGCTCGAAGACGTCGACATGGGCCCTCACGTCACGCAAAGCGAATTGGACGGGACCCTCGAGTACGTCGATATCGCGGCGGAAGAAGACGGTGCGACCCTCGAGACCGGTGGCGAGCGACTCACTGGCGGGGAGTACGACGACGGCTACTACGTCGAACCAGCCGTCTTCTCTGACGTGACGAACGACATGCGCATCGCTCAGGAGGAGGTCTTCGGTCCGGTGCTGGCAGTGTTGAAGGTCAGCAGCTTCGAGGAGGGCCTCGAGGTGGCAAACGACGTCGACTACGGCCTCTCGGCGAGCATTATCACGCAGGATCTCTCTGAAGCCAACCAGTTCGCCGAAAACGTCGAATCCGGCGTCGCGAAGGTCAACGAGAAGACGACCGGCCTCGAGCTACACGTCCCATTCGGCGGTTACAAACAGTCTTCGACGGACACCTACCGCGAACAGGGTGACGCCGGTCTGGCCTTCTTCACGTCGACGAAGACGGTCTACATGAACTACTAG
- a CDS encoding PPC domain-containing DNA-binding protein, translated as MESFESSDGHVIVRLDRGDMALESIERACEEHAVDTGAVVTGIGTFSTLNIHYVDRTDLPDEQSDRNVDLELEGAWEVTDINGVIANGEPHLHVTAFDGDRTVGGHLEEGCEVNVLGEITIRKIEGLSLERRAGEQNVSQLMQR; from the coding sequence ATGGAATCGTTCGAATCCAGCGACGGACACGTTATCGTTCGCCTCGACCGTGGCGACATGGCCCTCGAGTCGATCGAACGCGCCTGCGAGGAACACGCGGTCGACACCGGCGCGGTCGTCACGGGGATCGGCACCTTCAGCACGCTGAATATCCACTACGTCGATCGGACTGATCTCCCCGACGAGCAGTCCGATCGGAACGTCGACCTCGAGCTCGAGGGTGCCTGGGAGGTGACCGACATCAACGGCGTTATCGCCAACGGCGAACCCCACCTTCACGTGACCGCGTTCGACGGCGACCGAACCGTCGGCGGCCACCTCGAGGAAGGCTGTGAGGTCAACGTCCTCGGGGAAATAACGATCCGGAAAATAGAGGGACTCTCGCTTGAGCGCCGTGCGGGCGAGCAAAACGTTTCCCAACTCATGCAGCGCTAA
- a CDS encoding Gfo/Idh/MocA family protein: MEPIRYGIVGATGFGANHAQAVAAVDGAEVVAGTARTADSVASFEADHDAAGYTDYEELLESESLDAISICTPSGTHAEIAVAAAEAGVHVLSEKPLDVYVERVDRMIEAADRNDVRLGGIFQRRFTPERWTARQWVEEGRFGDLLLADTAIKWHRPQRYYEDHWHGSRDLDGGVLIQQAIHFVDLLQWLGSDIERVTADTKTVAHEMECEDVATVSVRFENGAQGTIVATTGVKGGRERVELNGTAGSYNSGTFVLEDEIVEPTLEEPPCGTGLEGQIRDFIAAVREDREPIVSGRDARKAVEVVLASYASATLDRPVRVDEVRDVAEHT, translated from the coding sequence ATGGAACCTATCAGGTACGGAATCGTCGGTGCGACGGGATTCGGAGCCAATCACGCGCAGGCGGTCGCGGCCGTAGACGGTGCCGAGGTCGTCGCGGGAACGGCGCGAACCGCGGACTCGGTCGCATCGTTCGAAGCGGATCACGACGCGGCGGGATACACGGACTACGAGGAACTGCTCGAGTCCGAGTCGCTCGATGCGATCAGCATCTGTACGCCGTCGGGCACCCACGCCGAAATCGCGGTGGCCGCCGCCGAAGCCGGGGTTCACGTCCTCTCGGAGAAACCGCTCGACGTCTACGTAGAGCGCGTCGACCGGATGATCGAGGCCGCGGATCGAAACGACGTTCGCCTCGGTGGGATCTTCCAGCGACGGTTCACGCCGGAACGTTGGACCGCCCGCCAGTGGGTCGAGGAAGGCCGGTTCGGCGACCTGCTGCTCGCTGATACGGCGATCAAGTGGCACCGCCCACAGCGCTACTACGAGGATCACTGGCACGGAAGCCGCGACCTCGACGGCGGCGTTCTCATCCAGCAGGCGATCCACTTCGTCGACCTCCTCCAGTGGCTGGGCAGCGATATCGAGCGCGTAACTGCGGACACGAAAACGGTGGCACACGAGATGGAGTGCGAAGACGTTGCCACCGTCAGCGTTCGGTTCGAAAACGGCGCTCAAGGTACCATCGTTGCGACGACCGGCGTGAAAGGCGGACGAGAGCGCGTCGAACTGAACGGAACAGCCGGCTCGTACAACTCCGGCACGTTCGTCCTCGAGGACGAAATTGTCGAGCCGACGCTCGAAGAACCGCCGTGTGGGACGGGGCTCGAGGGGCAGATTCGAGACTTTATCGCAGCAGTCCGCGAGGACCGCGAACCGATCGTTAGCGGACGGGATGCCCGCAAAGCGGTCGAAGTCGTGCTCGCTTCCTACGCATCGGCCACGCTCGATCGGCCGGTACGAGTCGACGAGGTCCGTGACGTGGCAGAACACACCTAG
- a CDS encoding pectate lyase: protein MAHKRRSVLRAIGVSTLGITAAALSSGTAAAATIITIRGGGTDIWNTEDAFHFYSDEVSGDFDVEVRNTYLENTDANAKTGIMFRESMDPASKNVMLRRTPNGEASLQWRPEDGAETVSTTSGGEDESEVDGGSLEAEWLRLRRSGDTIEAYGSSDGDDWTLIADIDTDQLELSDDAYVGIPVTSHDTGTLCTAEVRDLSGIDPNDSRDIGDIEANGDVDVAEGVPFVSTGDATDVTATSATVGGELTDLGGADSAECYVEYREVPTEAWTETERQTLAEPGEFQVHLEDLTSRRYYEYRAAIETSDGDGANGSSETFGTPSRWNGPTIRKGPDSASNVDLADGFADPAPWLDDDTPVIKIREPTRQQLSAALSVDGPRLVVFETSGVIDLEQQRLTVTGDELYIAGQTAPSPGITLVQGDLWIDANDCVIQHIRVRPGDANLTEESDWEPDAIRTGDGTENNVIDHCTTTWGVDENLSVGYETQNTTVSNCLVAEPLQDATHHKGDHGYGSLIGDDSENVTLAGNVWAHNYDRNPRLKEGTRSVVANNVMYHYRDGIWMDPDTEASIEGNVFRRPVSDQPNIFGDGTAAVVDNVLEDADNPIVGDGISEVDSRPLWPEELDVLPSEAVLEHNLKHVGARPADRTEADERVLEQLVTGEGSYIDSQEEVGGYPDLEENTWPIRVPQSATHAWLRAKARFVEKSNWFGPGLGDGRGHRDDHGHRGSDNRSREHPKH from the coding sequence ATGGCACACAAAAGACGGTCAGTCCTTCGAGCGATCGGTGTGAGTACCCTCGGGATCACTGCGGCGGCGTTGTCCAGCGGAACGGCCGCGGCAGCGACCATCATCACGATTCGCGGCGGTGGAACGGATATCTGGAACACGGAAGACGCGTTCCACTTCTATTCGGACGAGGTCAGCGGGGACTTCGACGTCGAAGTACGGAACACCTACCTCGAGAATACGGACGCCAACGCGAAAACGGGGATCATGTTCCGGGAGTCGATGGATCCGGCGTCGAAGAACGTGATGCTTCGGCGCACGCCAAACGGCGAGGCGTCGCTGCAGTGGCGACCCGAAGACGGAGCCGAAACGGTCAGCACGACATCGGGGGGCGAAGACGAGAGCGAGGTCGATGGCGGCAGCTTAGAGGCCGAGTGGCTGCGCCTGCGCCGAAGCGGCGACACCATCGAAGCGTACGGCTCGAGCGATGGCGACGACTGGACGCTGATCGCCGACATCGATACGGACCAACTCGAGTTGAGCGACGATGCGTACGTCGGCATACCGGTCACGAGCCACGACACAGGAACACTCTGTACCGCAGAAGTGCGCGATCTGTCGGGAATCGACCCGAACGATAGCCGCGATATCGGCGATATCGAAGCCAATGGTGACGTCGATGTCGCGGAGGGCGTCCCGTTCGTATCGACCGGCGACGCGACCGACGTGACGGCTACGTCGGCGACCGTAGGCGGTGAACTAACCGACCTTGGCGGTGCCGACTCGGCCGAGTGTTACGTCGAGTATCGGGAGGTCCCGACCGAGGCGTGGACGGAAACCGAGAGACAGACGCTAGCGGAACCCGGCGAGTTCCAGGTCCACCTCGAGGACCTCACGAGCAGGCGCTACTACGAGTACCGTGCGGCTATCGAGACCAGCGACGGCGACGGCGCAAACGGCTCGTCGGAAACGTTCGGGACACCGAGTCGCTGGAACGGCCCAACGATCCGAAAGGGGCCGGACAGCGCGTCGAACGTCGATCTCGCGGACGGGTTCGCAGATCCCGCACCGTGGTTGGACGACGACACGCCCGTCATTAAAATACGCGAGCCGACGCGGCAACAGCTATCGGCCGCACTCAGCGTCGACGGGCCGCGCCTCGTCGTCTTCGAAACGAGCGGCGTGATCGACCTCGAGCAACAGCGCCTGACGGTGACGGGCGACGAACTGTATATCGCCGGTCAGACGGCCCCATCGCCGGGCATCACGCTCGTTCAGGGTGATCTCTGGATCGACGCCAACGACTGCGTGATTCAACACATCAGGGTCCGGCCGGGCGATGCCAACCTGACAGAAGAGAGCGACTGGGAGCCCGACGCGATCAGAACGGGAGACGGGACCGAGAACAACGTCATCGATCACTGCACGACGACCTGGGGCGTCGACGAGAACCTTTCGGTCGGCTACGAGACGCAGAATACGACGGTGTCGAACTGCCTGGTCGCGGAACCGCTGCAGGACGCGACCCACCACAAGGGCGACCACGGGTACGGCTCGCTGATCGGCGACGATTCGGAGAACGTCACCCTCGCGGGGAACGTCTGGGCGCACAACTACGACCGGAATCCGCGGCTCAAAGAGGGGACCCGATCCGTCGTCGCGAACAACGTCATGTACCACTATCGGGACGGCATCTGGATGGATCCCGACACGGAGGCCAGCATCGAGGGCAACGTCTTCAGGCGGCCGGTCAGCGACCAGCCAAATATCTTCGGCGACGGAACTGCGGCCGTCGTCGACAACGTCCTCGAGGACGCGGACAACCCGATAGTCGGCGACGGCATCTCGGAGGTCGACTCGCGACCGCTGTGGCCGGAGGAACTCGACGTGCTACCGTCGGAAGCCGTCCTCGAGCACAACCTCAAACACGTCGGCGCACGTCCTGCCGACCGAACGGAGGCGGACGAACGCGTGCTCGAGCAGCTCGTTACGGGCGAGGGATCGTATATCGATAGCCAGGAGGAGGTCGGCGGCTACCCCGACCTCGAGGAGAACACGTGGCCGATTCGCGTGCCCCAGAGCGCGACGCACGCGTGGCTCCGTGCGAAAGCTCGGTTCGTCGAAAAGTCAAACTGGTTTGGGCCGGGGCTGGGTGACGGACGCGGGCATCGAGACGACCACGGACATCGTGGGTCGGACAATCGATCCCGCGAGCATCCCAAACATTAA
- a CDS encoding M24 family metallopeptidase codes for MTAPASVKRDRIFDELARRDLEELWLLRPENVAWLAGGSTVVDAAADVGVAALGIPADGVRVRLLAPNNELERIRTEELPLLEDTPIEVELEQYEWHESSLPAAVADRCRSRSSAGADVPIDGLETVDPSGLRTPMPDAELERYRTACLETTRAVEAVADEVSPEMTELEAATALRRELSSHGFASPVVLVGGSERSLRERHFTPTDAPLEAFGHLTVVAQRGGHNVAVTRTVAFDPPEWFYNRQEATARVAATAIAATLEAAKTGGTAGDVFEAIRAAYAAVGHADEWRRHHQGGAIGYESREWTATPDSAIPIRTPMPFAWNPTIQGAKCEETVLVDADRDDLEVLTSTGDWPTGSYDAVGFDESVSVHEPLLIE; via the coding sequence ATGACTGCTCCAGCGAGTGTCAAACGCGATCGGATTTTCGACGAATTAGCTCGACGGGACCTCGAGGAACTGTGGCTCTTGCGACCGGAAAACGTCGCCTGGCTGGCTGGCGGGAGTACCGTCGTCGATGCGGCAGCCGACGTGGGCGTGGCCGCGCTCGGAATTCCGGCCGATGGGGTCCGCGTTCGATTGCTCGCGCCGAACAACGAACTCGAGCGGATTCGAACGGAGGAGCTACCGCTGCTCGAGGATACACCGATCGAGGTCGAACTCGAACAGTACGAGTGGCACGAATCCTCGCTTCCGGCCGCGGTTGCAGACCGCTGTCGGTCCCGATCGTCGGCGGGGGCGGACGTACCCATCGACGGACTGGAGACGGTCGATCCGTCGGGGCTCAGAACGCCGATGCCGGACGCCGAACTCGAGCGCTACCGGACTGCCTGTCTGGAGACGACACGGGCCGTCGAGGCAGTCGCCGACGAAGTCTCCCCCGAGATGACCGAACTGGAAGCCGCGACGGCGCTTCGACGCGAGCTGTCGAGCCACGGATTCGCTTCGCCGGTGGTGCTGGTCGGCGGTTCCGAGCGATCCCTGCGGGAACGACATTTCACGCCGACGGACGCGCCGCTCGAGGCGTTCGGCCACCTCACGGTCGTCGCCCAGCGGGGCGGCCACAACGTCGCGGTCACGCGGACGGTCGCGTTCGATCCGCCGGAGTGGTTTTACAACCGACAGGAAGCGACGGCTCGAGTCGCCGCGACGGCCATCGCAGCGACGCTCGAGGCGGCGAAAACTGGCGGAACTGCAGGTGACGTTTTCGAGGCGATTCGAGCGGCCTACGCCGCGGTCGGACACGCCGACGAGTGGCGTCGCCATCATCAGGGCGGCGCGATCGGGTACGAGAGCCGCGAGTGGACGGCGACGCCAGACTCTGCGATCCCCATTCGGACGCCGATGCCGTTCGCGTGGAACCCGACGATTCAGGGGGCAAAGTGCGAGGAGACGGTTCTCGTCGATGCCGACCGCGACGACCTCGAGGTGCTTACGTCGACCGGCGACTGGCCGACGGGAAGCTACGATGCGGTCGGCTTCGACGAATCCGTCTCGGTACACGAACCGCTACTCATCGAGTGA
- a CDS encoding alpha-L-arabinofuranosidase C-terminal domain-containing protein, with the protein MTDKQLLTHRTSTESDPDEATVTVDPTTTDADPVDPKLFGKFGEHLYSTRNAKNSFTAQILHNPTFGDWKFQVEHPSVDGGRPAVHDSDTQADRIDAYADARGYPDADRLRESYRGATALWWFPFGDDGGNDVTVTTSPDVGIAGDRAQRVEITASGTSHPTESAADRSLAHSAGIAQWCSLPTHRTRQFEGSLTARAATPTTVTVAIHEVGPSGRLETALADTTVSVDKSWESVDFELELPDDLEASPETLFAFSLTTDSPANLVLDMARLYPADHVGTADPKVIEFLREAELPLFRWPGGNFVSGYRWRDGVGPAEQRPTKPNPAWDGLETNLFGTVEFLEFCERIGCEPMICVNAGNGSPAEAARWVEYCNGSTETEMGALRAEHGHPEPFDVTYWEVGNEVYGPWQVTWTTPAGYADRYRRFHEAMVDVDGAIEVLACGNRLTDWNDPVLSTAGDQVEWLTDHVLVGTPVGPDVDQRELYNSHMALAGRVMEEYADVREAMREAGIDDPQIALTELQLFTFPDREQWTDQAGPPVLPTNRSISEAIYDATFVHESVRSGAVDMFTHSGAGNHGGGLRKHRERVWADPCYYYHQMGASLFGGTPLETELTCDTYDTETAFATDTAEFFGELPPVSDVPILDPLAASSRSGDELFIELVHRDANADEIAVTIDLEDGFDPVPEATVTTLAGETMAEENTFADPENVAPSRDSVAVEGGSATVTVPPFSIVRVTFVRD; encoded by the coding sequence ATGACGGATAAGCAATTGCTAACACACCGAACATCGACTGAGTCGGATCCCGACGAGGCGACGGTCACCGTCGACCCGACGACGACCGATGCGGATCCTGTCGACCCGAAACTGTTCGGCAAGTTCGGCGAACACCTCTACTCGACGCGAAACGCGAAGAACTCCTTTACGGCTCAGATCCTCCACAACCCGACCTTCGGCGATTGGAAGTTTCAGGTCGAACACCCGTCCGTCGATGGCGGACGTCCAGCCGTCCACGATTCCGACACGCAAGCCGACCGAATCGACGCCTACGCCGACGCTCGAGGCTATCCCGACGCGGATAGACTCCGCGAGTCCTACCGGGGTGCGACCGCACTCTGGTGGTTTCCGTTCGGTGATGACGGCGGCAACGATGTCACCGTCACGACGAGTCCGGACGTCGGAATCGCTGGCGACCGGGCTCAACGAGTCGAGATAACGGCGAGCGGAACCTCCCATCCCACCGAATCGGCCGCCGACCGATCGCTCGCACACTCCGCTGGCATCGCGCAGTGGTGTTCCCTGCCGACCCATCGAACCCGTCAATTCGAGGGATCGCTGACGGCGCGTGCGGCGACGCCAACCACGGTGACAGTAGCCATCCACGAAGTCGGCCCCTCGGGTCGCCTCGAGACCGCCCTCGCCGACACCACAGTGTCCGTAGATAAATCGTGGGAGAGCGTCGACTTCGAACTCGAGCTTCCCGACGATCTCGAGGCGTCGCCGGAGACGCTATTCGCATTCAGCCTTACGACCGATTCACCGGCGAATCTCGTGCTCGATATGGCGCGGTTGTATCCGGCCGATCACGTCGGGACGGCGGACCCGAAGGTTATCGAGTTCCTGCGCGAGGCGGAACTACCGCTCTTCCGGTGGCCCGGCGGCAACTTCGTCTCGGGCTATCGCTGGCGCGACGGGGTCGGTCCGGCCGAACAGCGGCCGACGAAGCCGAATCCCGCCTGGGACGGCCTCGAGACGAATTTGTTTGGGACGGTGGAGTTCCTCGAGTTCTGCGAGCGGATCGGCTGTGAGCCGATGATCTGCGTCAACGCGGGAAACGGCTCACCCGCGGAGGCCGCCCGGTGGGTCGAGTACTGCAACGGATCGACGGAGACCGAGATGGGAGCGCTTCGGGCTGAACACGGCCATCCGGAGCCGTTCGACGTGACCTACTGGGAGGTCGGCAACGAGGTGTACGGTCCGTGGCAGGTCACCTGGACGACGCCCGCGGGCTACGCGGACAGGTATCGAAGATTCCACGAGGCGATGGTCGACGTGGACGGCGCTATCGAAGTGTTGGCCTGCGGAAATCGCCTGACCGATTGGAACGACCCGGTCCTGTCGACGGCCGGCGATCAAGTCGAGTGGCTCACCGACCACGTCCTCGTCGGAACACCCGTCGGCCCCGACGTCGACCAGCGGGAACTGTACAACAGTCACATGGCCCTCGCCGGTCGGGTGATGGAGGAGTACGCTGACGTACGCGAGGCGATGCGAGAGGCTGGCATCGACGATCCACAGATCGCGCTTACCGAACTACAGCTTTTCACGTTCCCCGACCGTGAGCAGTGGACGGACCAAGCTGGCCCGCCCGTACTTCCGACGAACAGATCGATATCGGAGGCAATCTACGACGCCACGTTCGTCCACGAGAGCGTCCGTTCGGGTGCCGTCGACATGTTTACCCACTCGGGTGCCGGCAATCACGGCGGCGGGCTTCGCAAACACCGCGAACGCGTTTGGGCAGACCCGTGTTACTACTACCACCAAATGGGTGCCTCGCTGTTCGGCGGGACGCCGCTCGAGACCGAACTGACGTGTGACACCTACGACACGGAGACGGCGTTCGCGACCGATACCGCCGAATTCTTCGGCGAACTTCCGCCTGTTTCCGATGTCCCAATTCTCGATCCGCTCGCGGCGTCGAGTCGGTCGGGCGACGAACTGTTCATCGAGTTAGTCCACCGCGATGCGAACGCGGACGAAATCGCGGTCACGATCGATCTCGAGGACGGATTCGATCCCGTTCCGGAGGCGACGGTGACGACGCTCGCCGGCGAAACGATGGCCGAGGAAAACACGTTCGCGGATCCCGAAAACGTCGCTCCGTCGCGAGACTCGGTCGCCGTCGAAGGCGGTTCCGCAACCGTCACGGTCCCGCCGTTTTCGATCGTTCGTGTGACGTTCGTTCGCGACTGA
- a CDS encoding universal stress protein has product MTIVTAIDGEDGSKSVLAEGRALADQFDESLEVVLVYEAGDHAYLVNQYLNESDSPTPAQAQELAEKVVADVSAGGADDAEPVGRVGDPAEEILARAEEVDARYIVIGGRSRSPVGKALFGSVTQSVLLDADCPVVTVMAEA; this is encoded by the coding sequence ATGACCATCGTGACAGCGATCGACGGGGAAGACGGCTCGAAGAGCGTCCTTGCCGAAGGGCGGGCCCTCGCAGACCAGTTCGACGAGTCCCTCGAGGTGGTCCTGGTCTACGAGGCGGGCGATCACGCCTACCTCGTCAATCAGTACCTGAACGAGTCCGACTCGCCAACGCCAGCGCAAGCCCAGGAACTCGCCGAGAAAGTCGTCGCCGACGTTTCTGCTGGTGGAGCCGACGACGCCGAACCGGTCGGGCGAGTGGGCGATCCGGCCGAAGAAATCCTCGCCCGCGCCGAGGAAGTCGATGCGCGGTATATCGTCATCGGCGGCCGGTCGCGCTCCCCCGTCGGAAAGGCGTTGTTCGGCAGCGTCACGCAGTCGGTCTTGCTGGACGCAGACTGTCCCGTCGTCACTGTGATGGCCGAGGCCTGA